The nucleotide sequence TTATCAATAAAATAGCCTTCCTGGGCAGTCATCGCATTCCTGAGATCCGTATTGGCCGAGGCATTATAGGATCTCGCCCGATAGGCATTGAACTGAGGGATGGCAATGGCCGCCAGGATACCGATAATCGCGATGACGATCATCAATTCAATAAGCGTGAAACCTCTTTCATCCTTTTTGGGCAATTTTGTAAACATTTTAATTACTCCTCCTCTGTGTCATAAATTATTGGGTCTTGGGTCCCTAAGGTTCTCTAAAATGGTATCTCTGACGTCTCACCCCCTTCCCCATTCACTTTTTCATTAAAATCATCGAACACCCGGTTATGGTCTTTGATTGGTTGATCATACAAGAGGTGTGCCAAGATGAAGGGGAAAAGGGCAGAAAAAGAATTTTTGACCTATTTTCGAGAAGATAAGCACTTTAAGGCATTCTGGACATGGAATCAAAATGCGCCGCGAAAAATTCAAAGAGACAAAAATTGTCAGGTCAGTGCCATTTTTTGTCAATGATTGCGCTATTCCTGCGGCATGGGTAAATATATTTTCTATCTTTTCGGTGAAAGACGGAAGGCTTTCAAAAGGAGGCGGTGCCCCTTTGATGATCAGGGAGATGAAGCTCTCTGTTTCAAGCAGCAGGGTATTTTGAGTGGAATTGCGACGCGGAGGGGGGAGTTCACTCCTTCATTTTTAATGTACCACAGGCTACATACTGGGTATCCTGGCTAAAGGGGGTGAAGGTGAATGGAGTGGGGGAACAGCCTACAAAGGCCCTCACCCCTTGATTCCCAGTTTTTCAATGCGGTACCTGAAGGAGCGCATACTGAGACCCAAGAGCGTGGCGGCCTTTTGCCTCGATCCATGGGCAAGTTCCAGGGCCTTGAGGATGTATTCCTTTTCGATCTCTTCCATTACCTTGTCAAGCTCGATCCCTTCCCTCCGGAAGAACAATATTCGAGGTCTCCAGGGCCACGCTTCTTTCAATAATATTTTCCAGCTCCCGCACATTGCCGGGGAAGGGATATTCCTTGAGGATGTCCATGGCATAGGCCGAAATCTTCCGTACATCCTTGCCCAGTTCCCGGGAATACTTTTCAAGGAAATACCGGCTTAGCAGGGTAAGGTCCTCCCCCCTCTCGCGCAAGGGGGGCATGGTGATCTGAATGACATTGAGTCTGAAAAACAGGTCCTCCCTGAACCTGCCCTTAATGACCTCTTCTTCAAGGTTCTTGTTCGTGGCAGAGATGAAACGCACATCCACGTGTTTCTCATCCGTCCCCCCTACCGATGTAAAGGTCCGCTCTTGGATAACCCGAAGGAGCTTAACCTGGATTAGAGGGGTGAGTTCCCCGACCTCATCGAGGAAGACCGTTCCACCGTCAGCCGCCTCAAAGAGGCCTTCCTTGTTGGTCGCAGCCCCGGTAAAGGCCCCCTTTCTGTATCCGAACAGTTCGCTTTCTATCAGGTTTTCCGGGATCCCGGCACAGTTGATCACGACAAAGGGTTTGTCTTTTCTTCGGCTCTGCCGATGGATGGCCCTTGCCACGAGTTCCTTTCCGGTTCCACTTTCCCCGATGATGAGGATATTACTCTTAGTCTGGGCGACCCTCTGGATGAGGTCGTAGACCTTTCTCATCTTCGGACTCTCCCCGATCAGGCAACCGAAATGAAAACGACCTTGCCTATCATCGGTTTTCTGCCCTTCTTCCAGGGGTCTCCTGGAACTCAGAGCGTCCTTGATGATTTTTTTAAATTCCTCCACCTTGAAAGGTTTTGGGATGTAGTCGTATGCCCCTTCTCTCATTGCTTCTACGGCGGTTTCGGCGGTGGCGAAGGCAGATATCATGACCACCATGGTCTCAGGATTCAGCTCTTTGGCCTTTTTCAACACTCCTATGCCGTCCACGTCCTTCATCCGGATATCCGTGATAACGAGATCAAAGGCACCGTTTTCCAGGATCTCGCAAGCCCGCTCCCCGCAATCGGCGACGACGACCTCATATCCTTCCCGAGTGAGAAGGATCTCCAGGAATTCCCGCATGCTCATCTCATCATCAACGATCAGGATTCTTTGTTTCCTGTCTCCAGACAATTCTCCCTCCGATCATGGTCAGGATAGCCCGGCCTTTAAATAGGTTGTTCAAGAATGGAGTGTTTTTACTCTTGGACTGAATGTCTGCGGCCGTCAAGACATATTCACATTCCGGATCGACTATGGTCAGGTCCGCGCGCTTTCCCTCCTCGAGAAGGCCTCCCTCTACTCCCAGCAGTTCGGCAGGACGCCGGGAAAGCTTGTAAACGGCCGCCTGGAGACTTAATACACCTTCCCTTACGAGGGCGAGGACCAATGGCAAGGCCGTTTCAAGTCCGATGATGCCAAAGGCGGCCCTTTCGAATTCCACGTTCTTTTCAAGGTCACTGTGGGGGGCATGATCCGTAGCGATCACATCTATAATATCCTCCGAAAGTCCAACCTTGATCGCTTCGACGTCCTCCGGACGTCTCAAAGGTGGATTCATTTTCGCCATCGAACCCATCTTTTCAACGGCCCGGTGATCCAGGGAGAAATAGTGTGGCGCGGTTTCCGCAGTCACCGGGAGCCCTTCTTCCTTGGCCCTTTTTATCAAGGCCACCGAACCGGCCGTGCTTACATGGGCTATATGAACCGGGCACTTCGTAAGCCTTGCGAGACAAATTTCCCTGAAAACCATGATTTCTTCGCTCTCAGCAGGAATACCCTTAAAACCCAATCGCCTGGAAATCTCCCCTTCATGCATGACACCTCCAGCGGAAAGGCTTCTATCCTCGCAGTGGGAGATGATCACCAAGCCATGCTCTTTGGCCCTTTCCATAGCAAGGCGCATCATCCCGCTGTCCCTGACGGGAAAGCCGTCATCCGAAATTCCTACTGCTCCTGCACTCCGAAGTTCACCGAAATCGCTCAGGGATTGACCTTTTTGCCCTTTCGTTACGGCTGCAATGGGGAATACGCGGGCAAGGCCGGCCTCCCATGCTCTTTCCAGGATAAAACCCGTCACCTCGCCGCTGTCATTTACGGGATCCGTGTTGGGCATGCATGCAAGGGCTGTGAACCCACCGGCTACTGCAGCCTGTGCGCCTGTGGAGATTTCCTCCTTGTGCTCCTGGCCCGGTTCCCTCAGGTGAACGTGCATATCAATCAGGCCGGGAAAAACCATCATGCCTGAGGCATCGATGATTTCAACTGAAGCACCGCTTATCCCGGACTCACCCCAAGGGACGATCCGTATAATTTGATCATCTTCTACAAGGATGTCTCGCGGAAGCACCTTGCCCTTTTTCAAATCGACCAGATCACCACCCTTGATGAGTATCGCCACTGTATTACCTCTTTCTTTCAAATCCAGTGTACTTCAGCCTGCCGTCCATCCGAGGATTCACCCTGTACACTCTCGACAAAAAAGCCTCCTTGGCGGACAGGCCGACAAGGAGGCTATGATCAGCACCACATGCAAATCATGGGTCATCTCAATATGTTGTATTTTTCGTATTCAGTGCCTCATTTAACATACTAATGGGCTTATCTTCACACCAGGCCCCGGGCCGGGGAAAATGATCCTCAGGAAAGCTTTATTCCTTATCCGAATTTTCCTGAGCCGAAGACCCCTCATTTTTCTCCGGTTGGACCTCTTCTTTTTTCACCGCCTTTTCGAGCTGGCCTTTCGGTTCCGCGCCCTCTTTTCCTTTGCTCTTCTTCTTGGTGCTCGAATCCTTTCCTGGCAATAGCTGGATGATCGAAACTGGGGCGGCATCTCCTTTCCGAGTCCCTTTCTTGATTATTCGGACATATCCACCCTGACGATCCAGATACCGATCTTTGATCTCGCCAAACAGTTTGTGAACGGTGGCCTTGTCCTGCAGGTAACCCAGGGCCTTCCGCCTGGCATGCAAGTCCCCCCTTTTGGCCAGGGTTATCATCTTTTCCGCCAAAGGCCTCACTTCCTTGGCCTTCGCATCGGTGGTCACCAGCTGTTCGTGTCGGAAAAGCGACGTGACCATGTTCCTCAACATCGCCCTCCGATGGCTTGAAGTCCGACTGAGTTTCCTTCCGGCTTTTTGGTGTCTCATTGGTCAGGGTTCCCTTCTTTTTCCTCTTTATCGGTTCCCAGCTTCATCCCGGGGGGAGGGAAATTATCCAGTTTCATCCCAAGAGAAAGGCCCATTTCTTCCAGTATCGTTTTGATTTCGTTGAGCGATTTTCTTCCAAAATTCTTGGTCTTCAACATTTCGGGTTCAGTCTTTTGAACCAGCTCTCCTATGAGGGTAATATTGGCATTCTTAAGGCAGTTGGCCGAACGAACGGAAAGCTCAAGCTCGGATACGGGCCTGAAGAGGTTCTGATTCAATTTCTCCTCTTCCTTCTCCTCTTCAACGATCTCGGGCTCTTCTTCTTCCTCGAAATTGATGAAGGGAGTCATTTGCTCCTTCAATATCTTCGCTGCGTACGCGACGGCATCCTCCGGCGCCACACTTCCATCGGTCCAGACTTCGAGCGTGAGTTTGTCATAGTCCGTGATTTGTCCCACCCTAGCGTTGGTAACAACGTAATTTACTTTCCTGATAGGAGAAAAGATGGCATCAATGGGAATAACGCCGATGGTCTGCTCCCCTCCCTTGGCAGCCTCGGCGCTCAGGTAGCCCTTACCCATCCTGACGACCATCTCCATATTCAACTTCGCTTCCTTGTTTAAGGTGGCGATATGCTGGTCTGGATTCAGGATCTCGACGAGTCCGTTCGTCTCGATTTCAGCGGCCGTAACGTTCCCTTCTCCCTCATGGGAAAGGTGAATAACAGCCTCTTCCTGATCTACCAGCCGTAGCTTGATTTCCTTGAGATTCAAAATGATATCCGTGACGTCTTCCAGTACGCCGGGCAGCGTGGAAAACTCGTGCACGACACCATCGAATTTTACCGACACGATAGCCGATCCCTGCAACGATGAAAGCAGGATCCTTCGCAGAGAATTCCCTATGGTAATCCCAAAACCCCGCTCCAAGGGTTCACATATGAATTTCCCATAGGTACTCGTATGGCTGTCCTCTTCGATGGTGATACTTTTGGGTTTTATAAGTTCCCGCCAGTTTCTTGCTTTTAGATCAGCCAATAAAATCCCTCCAATGCATTGTTGTTATGGCCCGGTGAATCCTCAACACCTAGGCCCCTTAAAAAGAAGGATATCTCTAACGACTAACGGGATTCACGAGACACCGGGAAATAAACGCAGTTTACTCTACTTGGAATACAATTCGACAATTAGCTGCTCCTGGATAGGCATCGTCAGGTCTTCACGGCTGGGCATAGCCTTGAAGACGCCCCGGAACCGTTCCTTGTCCACTTCCATCCAGCTCGGGATTCCCCGGCGTACCACTGTCTCCATGGCTTCCTTGATGGCATTCACTTCTCGACTCTTCTCTCTAACCTGTATAACATCTCCGACCTTTACCTGGTAACTCGGAATATCCACTTTCCTGTTATTGACTTCGAACAAGCCATGTCTAATATATTGCCTCGCCTGATTGCGTGAAGCGGCAAAACCCATGCGATATACTACATTGTCAAGTCTGCATTCCAGTAAAAGCAATAAATTCGTGCCGGTAATGCCCTTCTGTTTTTCAGCGCGCTCGTAATACCGTTTGAACTGTCTCTCAAGAACCCCGTAAATTCTTTTGACTTTTTGCTTTTCGCGAAGCTGGAGATGATAGTCGGAGAATTTCCCTCCCCTTCTCTGTCCATGCTGGCCGGGGGCGTAAGGACGTCGCTCAAATGCGCATTTATCCCCGAAACATCGATCTCCTTTCAAGAACAGTTTGAGATTCTCGCGCCTGCACAATCTACATGAAGCACCCGTATATCTGGCCAAAACAGGCCCTCCTTCTTATTATCTTTTTCAGTGCAGCCTCGAAGCGCTTCCAAACGCTTTGACCGCTTTATTGTTCCTGTCCAGGGGGATTGTTATCCTCTTCGGAAGACCTTCCTGTATCTTACACCCTTCTTCTCTTCGGAGGCCGGCACCCATTGTGGGGAATGGGCGTGACATCCCTGATCACAGTCACGGTAAACCCATCGGCCTGCAATGCCCTAATTGCAGCCTCCCGTCCCACTCCCGGCCCCTTGACCCTTACTTCCGCGGAACGAAGTCCGTGTTCCATGGCCTGCCTCAGTGCATCCTGGGCGGCCAGTTGGGCGGCAAAAGGAGTGCTCTTCCTCGAACCCTTGAACCCCTGCCGTCCCGCGCTCGATGAGGCGATGACGTTTCCGTTCGGGTCGGTGATGGTCACAATGGTGTTGTTGAAAGTCGATTGGATATGAACGATTCCGGTAGGAACGTTCTTCTTTTCTTTTTTGGCTTTGCCTCTTCTGCGTACTTTCTTAACCATGGTCCTTCCTCAGGTTCCTATTTCTTTCTTTTCCCCATGACAGCCCTGCGCGGACCCTTCCGGGTCCTCGCATTGGTGCTTGTCCGTTGACCTCTCACAGGCAGACCTTTCCTGTGCCTCAGCCCCCGATAAGCGCCGAGATCCATCAATCGCTTGATGTTCATGGAGACTTCACGCCTGAGGTCACCTTCCACCCGGTATTTCTCGTCGATGATTTTTCTTATTCGGGTAACCTGCCCTTCGGTCAAATCATTCGACTTTGTGTCCCAGTCCACTTGCGCTTCGTCCAGTATCTTTTGCGCGCTGGTCCGACCTATCCCGTAAATATAGGTCAGGGCGATCTCAATTCTCTTTCCCCTGGGTAAATCTACGCCTGCTATTCTTGCCAAATCAAAACTCCATTTCGTTTGTTCAGAGTTTCTTCTTCGTCATCCCCGCACTAATCTTCTGAAAGGGCAACGATATCTCGTCATCCCTGTCTCTGTTTGTGGCGCGGATTTTCGCAAATGACCCGCAAGACTCCCCGTCGCCTTATGATCTTGCACTTGTTGCAAATTTTTTTTACAGAAGCACGCACTTTCATGACCGAAATTCCAATCTTTTGAGGTATTTTATTTCCCTCGATAGGTAATCCTTCCCCTGCTCAAGTCATAGGGAGACAATTCGAGGGAGACCCTGTCTCCGGGTAAGATTTTTATGAAGTGCATCCTCATCTTTCCCGATATATGGGCCAAAACGCGGTGTCCGTTCTCCAGTTCAACGCGAAACATTGCGTTGGGCAATGTCTCAACCACCGTTCCCTCCACCGAAATGGTATCCTCTTTTGACATATAACCTTCTTGCCTAATAGGTTAAACACCGAAAAAGAATTCGCTAATGAGATCTCTTTCTTTTATCGAACCCTACCGAATCCTTTCCGCATAAACCCCTCGTAATGCCTGGTCAACATATGGGACTCGATCTGGTTGGAGGTATCCATGGCCACACCGACCACGATTAAAAGGGCAGTCCCGCCGAAGTAGAAAGGAACATTCAATTTATATATTAATATCTGCGGCAGGATGCATACGGCTGAAACATAGATCGCCCCACTGAACGTAATACGGGTCAGGACCCGATCAATATATTCCGCCGTATTCTTTCCGGGCCTTATCCCTGGAATGAAACCTCCGTATTTTTTCATGTTATCGGCCACATCCACGGGATTGAAATGCACGGCCGTATAAAAATAACAGAAGAAGACAATAAAAATCACATAAATCAAGATATAGACCGCATGCCCTGGGGAGAGGAGGTTAACCACCATCTGGAGCCACGGCGTCTCTTTAACGTTGAGAAAATTGGCGATGGTTGCAGGAAACATGATAATAGAAGATGCAAAAATCGGCGGTATGACGCCAGCGGTATTTATTTTAAGGGGTAAGTGAGTGCTCTGCCCACCATACATCTTTCGCCCCACCACCCTCTTTGCATATTGAACCGGTATCCTACGCTGGGCCCTCTCGACGAATACAATGAATCCCACCACACCAATCATCATGGCGACGATGATGGCCATGAAAAAAGGGCTCATCTCACCACTACTCATCAAACGCCAGGAATTGAGAACGGCGGATGGAAATCGTGCCACAATTCCCGCAAAAATGATCAAGGAGATACCGTTTCCTATTCCCCTCTCGGTGATCTGCTCTCCGAGCCACATCAAGAAGGCGGTTCCTGCCGTTAAAGTGATGACAGCGAGAATCCTGAATCCCCAGCCTCCTACTGGAACCACCATGATTCCACCCGGACTGCTCATCCGCTCAAGACCGATAGCTATTCCGAAGCCCTGGATCATGCTCAGGAGAACGGTCCCGTATCTTGTATATTGGGTGATCTTTTTCCGCCCCTGCTCCCCTTCCTTCTTCAATTTTTCCAGGTAAGGGATAACCACCGTGAGGAGTTCAAGGATAATGGAGGCACTGATGTATGGCATGATCCCAAGGGCCATCACGGACATCCTGCGCAGTGCGCCGCCGGAGAACATGTCAAAGAGCCCGAACAACGTCCCCTGCCTCTCACTGAAGAAGGCGGACAACGCCGCGCCATCAATGCCCGGTGTAGGAATGTGGCACCCAAGCCGGTAAACAGCCAACATCACCAGAGTGAATAAAATCCGCTTTTTCAACTCCGGGATCTTGGCAATGTTCTGAACGCCGTGTATCATCTTAATCTCTTGTTCGCTCCTCTGGCTCTGGTTATGTATGAGGGCTAATAAAGCAAGGGCGTCCCGCAGTTCAACAGGGCTCTGTCACATCTCTCTTTCCTTCGACCCTCAGCCTCTTTTTATATATTTTCTTCACTTCCACCAAATTTTCCTGGTGAGAAATGAAGTCTCGGTGCGGTCATATCGGAGATAAAAACCCGACCACGATACTACATTATTTCGACTTTCCCACCAGCAGCCTCGATTTTCTCCCTGGCGGTCCGGCTTGCCTTGTGCACCTTGATAGTCAACGGGTGCCCGATTTCCCCATCTCCCAGGAGTTTGATTCCGTCCCGCACCTTCTTGATAACTCCTGCCGCCTTGAGGGCATCCACATCGATCGTTGCATTCGGTTCAAAACGCTCAAGGCTCTTAAGATTGACCAACGTATAGTGTTTCTTGAAGATATTTGTGAATCCCCTCTTAGGAAGCCTTCTCTGCAAGGGCATCTGGCCGCCTTCAAATCCGCGTCCTATTTTTCCGCCCGACCGGGCCTTCTGCCCTTTGTGCCCGCGGCAGGCCGTCTTTCCATGCCCTGAACCAGGGCCCCGTCCTACCCTTTTCCTTTTTTTCTTCGCTCCGGCCGATGGTGAAAGATCTTGGATCCTAATCATTTTTCATTACCTTATATCTTGCGGGCTATTTCTCTATTCTCACCATAAAGATAACCTTATTTATCATTCCCCTTATGGGGGCGGTATTCTTCACAGTTACAGTCTTGTGTAATTTCGTCAAACCGAGACCTTTCAGGGTTTCTCGGATTTTCTTGTTTTTACCGATACCGCTTTTTACTAGCGTTACTTTGATCGTTTCTGTCATGGCAATTACTCTTCTTCCGCGTCGGCTTTGATCATCGACCGATCTCATCCACGGCCTTACCTCGAGCCCTGGCGATTTCTTCAGGATGCCGTAATTCCGTCAATCCCCTCAAAGTAGCCTTCACCAGGTTGTGGGAATTGTGGGATCCCAGGCATTTGGTAAGGATATTCTGAACCCCCACCGCCTCGAGAACCGCCCTCACCGCACCCCCGGCTATCACGCCGGTTCCCGGGCCAGCCGGTTTCAGCAACACTTTTCCAGCCCCCCACCTTCCGATGATCTCGTGAGGGATAGTCCCATTAACGACCGGTACAGGCTTCATATCTTTTCTGGCGCGTTCGATTCCTTTTCGAATCGCTTCCGGCACCTCGTTGGCCTTACCCAGGCCGCCTCCGACCTTTCCCTTCCCGTCTCCAACGACCACAATGGCGCTGAAACTGAAACGACGGCCGCCTTTGACCACCTTGGCCACCCTGTTGATATGAACCACTTTCTCGATAAGTTGGACTTCGTCTTCTTCTTTGTACAATGGGCTTCTCCCTTGAAATACTGGATCTGCGTCGTGAATCACCAGGGCATTAAAATCCGTCTAGAAATCCAGCCCGTGGTTTCTGGCCGATTCCGCCAGTGTTTTCACACGACCATGATACAAAAAACCATTCCTGTCAAAAACCACCTTTTTTATTCCCTTTTCAAGAGCCCTCTTGGCGATCATTTCGCCGACGATGGCTGCACCTTCCTTGTTTCCACCTTTTCCGGACACCTGATCCCGCAGATCCTTGGAAAGGGAGGAAACGGAAAGTAAAGTCTTACCCACTTCATCATCGATGATCTGGGCGTATATATGCTTTGCACTCCTGAAGACGGACAATCTCGGTCTGCCTGTCCTGCCCTTTACTCTGACCCTGATCCTTTTTTTTCTTCTCTCCCGTGCTTTTGCTCTCGATATGGCACTCATTTTTTGTCTATCCTGCACCTGAGTTCAAATATTGGAATAACAGGTCCGTCTTCTTTCCAGATTTACTTGGCCCCCGTTTTTCCAGCTTTTCTTCTGATCATCTCATCTGCGTACTTGATGCCTTTACCTTTGTAAGGTTCTGGACTTCTAAAACTACGGACCTTCGCAGCGGTTCTGCCGAGAAGTTCTTTGTCGATACCCTTTAACTTCACCCGCGCCTTTTCAATCTCGGCGGTGATGCCCTCCGGAAGTTCATATTCAATGGGATGGGAATAGCCCAAGTGAAAAGTGGCGGTCCTCCCGGACAATTCAGCTCGATAACCGACACCAACAATCTCGAGAACCCTCTCGAACCCCTTGCTCACCCCCGTAACCATATTGGCTACCAAAGCCCTGTAAAGGCCGTGTAAGGACTTGGATTCCTTTGTATCATCTTTTACAGTGAGGGTAATTTGATCATTATTTATATTCACACTTATTTTAGGATCAATGGTCCTTTTCAATTCGCCCAAAGGGCCCTTCACGAGGATTGAATCCCCTTTAATTTCAACCTTGACATCCTTTGGTATCGGAATAGGCTTCTTGCCTATGCGAGACATTGGTTTCCTCCCATCTATGGGCTCAGCGTTCTCCCATCTCTCGGTTCGCCAGGCCTTCTTACCACACGGAACAAAGTATTTCTCCCCCAACCCCGACTTTTCTCGCCTGCTTGTCCGTCATAACTCCCTTTGATGTGGACAGGATGTTGATTCCGTATCCATTCAGGACCAGAGGAATCTTGTCTCGTTTGGCATATACGCGGCAACTAGGTTTGCTGATCCGCTTAAGGCCGACGATTACGCTTCTCCCCTTCTCGTCGTATTTCAGGAAAACACGGATAATTCTCTGCTTACCGTCGGAGAACACCTTGAAATTTCTAATAAATCCTTCACTCTTCAATATCTTGGCGATATTGATCTTCACGCCTGAACTCGGTATATCCACACTTTCAAAGGACGCCATGATGCCATTCCGGATCCTGGTCAACATATCGGCAATGGGGTCACTCATGCTCATTTTAGGTTACTCCTCATAAAGGTTATATGGAGTTCTATCGTTTACCAACTGGATTTGACAACCCCTGGGATCTCTCCCCTGAGGGCCATATTTCTGAAACAGATGCGGCACAAACCGAATTTTCTTAAATAGGCCCTCGGCCTCCCGCAAATCGGGCATCGATTGTAACGTCGCGTAGAGAACTTTGGTTTTCTTTGAGCCTTTGCTATGAGGGATTTTTTCGCCAAGACAACCTCTCTTTCATCTCTTGAAGGGCATTCCCAGACTCTTTAGAAGGAAGTGCCCTTCCTTATCGGATTTTGCCGTTGTAACGATACTAATATTCAATCCCTTGACCTTGTCTATTTTATCATAATCGATCTCAGGGAAGATAATCTGCTCCTTTACCCCGATTGTGCAATTGCCTCTGCCGTCAAAGATATTGTTGGAAATACCCCTAAAATCCCGCACCCTGGGAAGAGCCACGTTAAACAGTTTGTCCAGGAAATCGTACATTTTCCTGCGCCGCAAGGTCACCATACACCCGATGGGCATCCCTTCTCTGAGTTTAAACCCGGCAATAGATCTTTTCGCCTTTGTGACAACGGCTTTCTGCCCGGAAATCTGGGTCAGCTCCTCGACGCCTTTATCCAACACCTTGATGTTGAATATCGCTTCGCCAAGGCCCATGTTGAGCACGACCTTTTCTATCCTTGGAACCGCCATGACACTTTTGTATTTGAATTCCTTCATCATGGCGGGAACGACTTCCTTTTCATATTTTTCTTTTAGCCGCGACAAAAGTATGCCTCCTCAAATATCTGCCGAAACTCGAACAGGATTTGGAATTCGAACCATCGGGCAGGGTCGAATCACCTAAGTATCGATAAGCTCATTACATTTTTTGCATACCCTGGCCTTGGTTCCGTCTTCAAGTATCCGTTTCCCGACTCTCGTAGGTTGGGCACACCGATTACATACGATCATCAGATTGGAAATATGAATAGGGGCTTCTTTCTCTACTATCCCGCCCTGCGCGTTCTTTCCCCCGGGGCGCGTATGTCTCTTAACCATGTTCACCTTTTCGACGATGGCGCGCCCTTTCTCCGCATCAACTTTCAGGACGGTTCCGATCTTCCCCTTTTCCTTTCCCGCAAGAACGATGACTTTATCGTTTTTCTTAATTACAGGATGTTTTTTCCGCACTTCCTTCTCCGCTATGTAAAAATCCGAAGACCGCTAAAGGACCTCAGGGGCCAGGGAAATGATTTTCATGAAATTCTTGGCCCTCAACTCCCTTGCTACGGGACCGAATATCCGTGTTCCGATAGGTTCGTTCTGATTATTAATCAGGACCGCCGAATTATCATCAAACTTGATATAGGAGCCGTCCGGCCGTGAAATCTCTTTAGCCGTTCTAACCACCACGGCCTTCATCACGTCACCTTTTTTGACTTTGGAATTGGGCATGGCTTCTTTGACAGTGACGACGATTATATCACCGATTCTTGCATAACGTCTTCTTGATCCACCGAGCACTTTTATGCATAGAAGCAGTTTGGCTCCGGAATTATCGGCAACTTTAAGTTTTGTTTCAGCTTGTATCATGGTTCAAGCTCCACTGTCACTATTTTCGGCACCGCCGTTTATTGCAACTCGTTCCAGTATCTCGGTCACCTTCCATCTTTTTCTTTTGCTCAAGGGCCTTGTTTCGACAAGTCTGACCTTGTCACCTACCTGGCACAAATTTTGAGGGTCATGAGCCATGAATTTTTTCTGCCCGCGAATGTACTTTTTATAGGTCTTGTGCTTTTTCAGCCTGCTTACCCGGACCACCGCCGTTTTGTCCATGCTGTTGCTCAGAACGACTCCGACCAGCTTTTTTCTATTGCCCCTTTCTTTCATTCCGCCCTCTTCTCATCACGTCCACCGGAAATTTCTATTTCCCTCAGTATGGTCTTTACCCGAGCCAGATCTTTTCTTGTCTTGGGCAGCATCGCGGTGTTCCCGAGTTGTCCGGTGGCTTTTTGGAATTTCAGGTTGAACAATTCCTGGCTCAACTCCCTTTCTTTCTGTTTCAATTCATCGATACTCAGATCGCGAAGTTCTTTGGCCTTCATCATCAAACTCCCCTCGAAATGAATCTAGTTGCGAATGGAAGTTTGTGGCCAGCGAGTCGGAAGGCTTCCTCGGCTACGTTCGGGGCGACACCTTCCAGTTCGTAAAGGATTTTACCGGGTTTGACTACGGCCACCCACCCTTCGGGAGCGCCCTTTCCTTTACCCATCCTGGTCTCGGCGGGCTTCTTTGTTACCGGTTTGTCGGGGAAAATACGGATCCAGATCTTCCCACCGCGTCGAACATGTCTCGTTATGGCCACGCGGGCCGCCTCAATCTGTTGGGCCGTCATGATTCCTCTTTCCAAAGCCTGGAGACCGTAGTCCCCGAATTCCACTGTAGCCCCTT is from Deltaproteobacteria bacterium and encodes:
- the rpsK gene encoding 30S ribosomal protein S11, which translates into the protein MVKKVRRRGKAKKEKKNVPTGIVHIQSTFNNTIVTITDPNGNVIASSSAGRQGFKGSRKSTPFAAQLAAQDALRQAMEHGLRSAEVRVKGPGVGREAAIRALQADGFTVTVIRDVTPIPHNGCRPPKRRRV
- the rpsM gene encoding 30S ribosomal protein S13, whose protein sequence is MARIAGVDLPRGKRIEIALTYIYGIGRTSAQKILDEAQVDWDTKSNDLTEGQVTRIRKIIDEKYRVEGDLRREVSMNIKRLMDLGAYRGLRHRKGLPVRGQRTSTNARTRKGPRRAVMGKRKK
- the rpmJ gene encoding 50S ribosomal protein L36; protein product: MKVRASVKKICNKCKIIRRRGVLRVICENPRHKQRQG
- the rpsD gene encoding 30S ribosomal protein S4 — its product is MARYTGASCRLCRRENLKLFLKGDRCFGDKCAFERRPYAPGQHGQRRGGKFSDYHLQLREKQKVKRIYGVLERQFKRYYERAEKQKGITGTNLLLLLECRLDNVVYRMGFAASRNQARQYIRHGLFEVNNRKVDIPSYQVKVGDVIQVREKSREVNAIKEAMETVVRRGIPSWMEVDKERFRGVFKAMPSREDLTMPIQEQLIVELYSK
- a CDS encoding dihydroorotase, which produces MAILIKGGDLVDLKKGKVLPRDILVEDDQIIRIVPWGESGISGASVEIIDASGMMVFPGLIDMHVHLREPGQEHKEEISTGAQAAVAGGFTALACMPNTDPVNDSGEVTGFILERAWEAGLARVFPIAAVTKGQKGQSLSDFGELRSAGAVGISDDGFPVRDSGMMRLAMERAKEHGLVIISHCEDRSLSAGGVMHEGEISRRLGFKGIPAESEEIMVFREICLARLTKCPVHIAHVSTAGSVALIKRAKEEGLPVTAETAPHYFSLDHRAVEKMGSMAKMNPPLRRPEDVEAIKVGLSEDIIDVIATDHAPHSDLEKNVEFERAAFGIIGLETALPLVLALVREGVLSLQAAVYKLSRRPAELLGVEGGLLEEGKRADLTIVDPECEYVLTAADIQSKSKNTPFLNNLFKGRAILTMIGGRIVWRQETKNPDR
- the rplQ gene encoding 50S ribosomal protein L17, whose translation is MRHQKAGRKLSRTSSHRRAMLRNMVTSLFRHEQLVTTDAKAKEVRPLAEKMITLAKRGDLHARRKALGYLQDKATVHKLFGEIKDRYLDRQGGYVRIIKKGTRKGDAAPVSIIQLLPGKDSSTKKKSKGKEGAEPKGQLEKAVKKEEVQPEKNEGSSAQENSDKE
- the infA gene encoding translation initiation factor IF-1, with translation MSKEDTISVEGTVVETLPNAMFRVELENGHRVLAHISGKMRMHFIKILPGDRVSLELSPYDLSRGRITYRGK
- a CDS encoding DNA-directed RNA polymerase subunit alpha; the protein is MADLKARNWRELIKPKSITIEEDSHTSTYGKFICEPLERGFGITIGNSLRRILLSSLQGSAIVSVKFDGVVHEFSTLPGVLEDVTDIILNLKEIKLRLVDQEEAVIHLSHEGEGNVTAAEIETNGLVEILNPDQHIATLNKEAKLNMEMVVRMGKGYLSAEAAKGGEQTIGVIPIDAIFSPIRKVNYVVTNARVGQITDYDKLTLEVWTDGSVAPEDAVAYAAKILKEQMTPFINFEEEEEPEIVEEEKEEEKLNQNLFRPVSELELSVRSANCLKNANITLIGELVQKTEPEMLKTKNFGRKSLNEIKTILEEMGLSLGMKLDNFPPPGMKLGTDKEEKEGNPDQ
- a CDS encoding prepilin-type N-terminal cleavage/methylation domain-containing protein, whose product is MFTKLPKKDERGFTLIELMIVIAIIGILAAIAIPQFNAYRARSYNASANTDLRNAMTAQEGYFID